A part of Aquibium oceanicum genomic DNA contains:
- a CDS encoding SDR family oxidoreductase, protein MLRSDNNGPVEVVVVTGATAGVGRATARHFARSGARLVLIARDPVALEETRAEIEELGAEAIAIAADVADADALFAAADHAVERFGGIDIWINNAMATVFSPVAKITPEEFRRVTEVTYLGFVHGTMAALRYMSARNRGTILQVGSALAYRGIPLQAAYCGAKHAIRGFTDSLRTELIHDGSAIHLVMAHLPAVNTPQFDWARTHMDHEPRPVPPVVQPEVIAAEIYKAAHGRRREIWIGKSTIEVILGNALAPWFLDRYLARNAYDGQSTDRPVVPERPDNLFGPVPALHRTRGSFGAEASTSAIAVPERGSRTTAAVAAIGLGLVAGMLLEGAIGRRS, encoded by the coding sequence ATGCTCCGATCCGATAACAACGGTCCGGTGGAGGTCGTCGTCGTCACCGGTGCCACCGCCGGCGTCGGCCGCGCCACCGCGAGGCATTTCGCCAGGTCCGGAGCACGGCTCGTGCTCATCGCCCGCGATCCGGTCGCACTGGAAGAGACCCGCGCCGAGATCGAGGAACTCGGAGCCGAGGCCATCGCCATTGCCGCCGACGTTGCCGACGCGGATGCCCTCTTCGCCGCGGCCGACCATGCGGTGGAACGCTTCGGCGGCATCGACATCTGGATCAACAACGCCATGGCGACGGTGTTTTCGCCCGTGGCGAAGATCACGCCTGAAGAATTCCGCCGGGTGACGGAGGTCACCTATCTCGGCTTCGTCCACGGCACGATGGCGGCCCTCAGGTACATGTCGGCCCGCAACCGCGGCACCATTCTCCAGGTCGGCTCGGCGCTCGCCTATCGCGGCATCCCGCTGCAGGCCGCCTATTGCGGCGCCAAGCACGCGATACGCGGCTTCACCGATTCCCTGCGCACGGAACTGATCCACGACGGCAGCGCCATCCATCTGGTCATGGCGCACCTGCCGGCGGTCAACACTCCGCAGTTCGACTGGGCGCGCACGCACATGGATCACGAGCCGCGCCCCGTGCCGCCGGTCGTCCAGCCGGAGGTCATCGCGGCGGAAATCTACAAGGCCGCGCATGGCCGGCGCCGCGAGATCTGGATCGGCAAGAGCACCATCGAGGTCATTCTCGGCAACGCGCTGGCGCCCTGGTTCCTCGACCGGTACCTCGCGCGCAACGCCTATGACGGACAGTCGACCGACCGGCCCGTCGTGCCGGAAAGGCCCGACAATCTGTTCGGCCCGGTCCCCGCGCTTCACCGCACCCGCGGCTCCTTCGGTGCCGAGGCGAGCACTTCCGCCATCGCGGTCCCCGAACGCGGGTCCCGCACCACCGCCGCCGTCGCCGCCATCGGGCTGGGCCTCGTCGCCGGGATGCTACTCGAAGGAGCGATCGGCCGCAGGTCGTGA
- a CDS encoding GNAT family N-acetyltransferase: MDETEFACAPVIETERLILRALEARDHEAYATLWADPIVVRYTSRRPLTREESWIRLLRQVGHWRVLGFGFWAIEDRASGQLAGEAGFHDLRRDIEPAFDGTPEAGWLLGPEFHGQGLAREALAAIHAWGDAQLRSKTIVCIIHPDHESSLRVARYFGYRNAIAARYHDAPTLILTRQRPTDSQVRAG, from the coding sequence ATGGATGAAACTGAATTCGCCTGCGCGCCCGTGATCGAGACGGAGCGGCTGATCCTGCGCGCGCTCGAGGCGCGCGACCACGAAGCCTATGCCACTCTATGGGCGGACCCGATCGTGGTGCGATATACGAGCCGCCGGCCGTTGACGCGGGAAGAGAGCTGGATCCGGCTCCTGCGCCAGGTCGGCCACTGGCGGGTGCTCGGCTTCGGCTTCTGGGCGATCGAGGACCGGGCGAGCGGCCAGCTGGCGGGAGAGGCCGGCTTCCACGATTTGCGACGCGACATCGAGCCCGCGTTCGACGGAACGCCGGAAGCAGGATGGCTGCTCGGGCCGGAGTTCCACGGCCAAGGCCTGGCGCGCGAAGCCCTTGCTGCGATCCACGCCTGGGGCGACGCGCAGCTTCGTTCGAAAACGATCGTCTGCATCATCCATCCGGACCACGAGTCCTCGCTTCGGGTGGCGCGGTACTTCGGTTACCGCAACGCGATCGCGGCCCGCTACCATGACGCTCCGACCCTGATCCTGACGCGGCAACGACCTACGGATTCCCAGGTACGGGCCGGATAG
- a CDS encoding sensor histidine kinase, with translation MRMRTPLAALGLALAFFLVVISIGGLFVWQGYRDTLNRGEQRAAAAAETIAAHFQWIVEASRQALGRIDDTIGFRPELLSSAELGDMDDAVAGLPDNVVVRVFDRSGREILSTAPSEEEVTIGDRNYFQALRDGESFVISRLLVDRATNRQSFVIGRRLVRDGEFAGIAALIVPSDLIADFWVSLNLGSGSAASIVGDDGWLVTRFPSLESSIDLSNHILFTRYLPEAPFGSYRSEASPADGTSRLVGYHRVAGAPLIALAAVSTDAVLADYRSRMLGIGIGAIPILLGLAGFAGWVFRLLVHDSRRREELEDALAQNRLLLREVHHRVKNNLQTVTSLIRLQPLPPDSKRDLAGRIGAMAAVHEQIYRSDRLEAIKLDHYIRNIADGVRSSFDGSSELRFDMQPVELDPERAMVVGLLVTEVVSNSLKHAFPGGAKGTITIRLDAEGDDVRLAIRDDGVGFGEPRERSGLGMRLIDSFVRQLEGEQRLKGEGGLDFEVRFPLANPVASTFKA, from the coding sequence ATGAGAATGAGGACGCCGCTGGCGGCGCTTGGGCTTGCGCTGGCGTTTTTCCTCGTCGTCATCTCCATCGGCGGTCTGTTCGTATGGCAGGGCTATCGCGATACGCTGAACCGGGGTGAGCAGCGCGCCGCGGCTGCGGCCGAGACGATCGCCGCGCATTTCCAGTGGATCGTGGAAGCCAGCCGCCAGGCGCTCGGCCGCATCGACGACACCATCGGCTTCCGCCCCGAACTCCTGAGTTCCGCCGAACTCGGCGACATGGACGACGCCGTCGCGGGGCTGCCGGACAACGTCGTGGTTCGCGTCTTCGACAGGAGCGGCCGCGAAATCCTGTCGACCGCTCCCTCGGAGGAGGAGGTGACGATCGGCGACCGCAACTATTTTCAGGCGCTTCGCGATGGCGAGAGTTTCGTCATCTCCAGGCTCCTCGTCGACCGCGCCACCAACCGCCAGAGCTTCGTGATCGGGCGGCGCCTCGTCCGGGACGGAGAGTTCGCCGGCATCGCCGCGCTCATCGTGCCCTCCGATCTCATCGCCGACTTCTGGGTGTCGTTGAACCTCGGCAGCGGTTCCGCGGCGAGCATCGTAGGCGACGACGGCTGGCTCGTCACGCGCTTCCCCTCGCTGGAAAGTTCGATCGACCTGAGCAATCACATCCTCTTCACCCGCTATCTGCCCGAAGCGCCGTTCGGCAGCTATCGTTCGGAGGCATCGCCGGCCGACGGCACCTCCCGGCTGGTGGGTTATCACCGCGTGGCAGGCGCACCGCTGATTGCTTTGGCCGCCGTCTCCACCGATGCTGTCCTGGCCGATTACCGCTCGCGGATGCTCGGCATCGGCATCGGCGCCATCCCGATCCTCCTCGGCCTCGCCGGATTCGCCGGCTGGGTGTTCCGCCTCCTCGTCCACGACAGTCGCCGCCGCGAAGAGCTGGAAGACGCGCTGGCGCAGAACCGTCTCCTGCTGCGCGAGGTGCATCACCGGGTGAAGAACAACCTCCAGACTGTCACGTCGCTCATCAGGCTGCAGCCGCTTCCGCCCGATTCCAAGCGCGATCTGGCCGGCCGCATCGGCGCCATGGCCGCCGTCCACGAGCAGATCTACCGCTCCGACCGGCTCGAGGCGATCAAGCTCGACCACTACATCCGCAACATAGCCGACGGCGTTCGATCCTCCTTCGACGGCTCGAGCGAGTTGCGCTTCGACATGCAGCCGGTAGAGCTCGATCCCGAGCGCGCCATGGTGGTCGGCCTTCTGGTCACGGAAGTCGTTTCGAACTCGCTCAAGCATGCCTTCCCCGGCGGAGCCAAAGGCACGATCACGATCAGGCTCGACGCCGAGGGCGACGATGTCCGCCTCGCCATCCGCGACGACGGCGTCGGCTTCGGCGAACCGCGCGAGCGGAGCGGCCTTGGCATGCGGCTGATCGACAGCTTCGTTCGGCAGCTGGAAGGAGAACAGCGGCTGAAGGGGGAGGGCGGCCTCGATTTCGAGGTTCGCTTCCCGCTCGCCAATCCGGTAGCGAGCACGTTCAAGGCCTAG
- a CDS encoding DNA-3-methyladenine glycosylase, which yields MSAAFDDAFFDRPVPEVARDLIGAALSLDGVGGTIVETEAYDRDDPASHSYSGQTMRNAAMFGPAGHAYVYRSYGLHWCFNIVCRPGSAVLVRALEPVSGIPAMIRRRGMEDVRSLCSGPGKLCQALAIGGEHNGLPLAHGSLRLEPPDRSHAVVTGTRIGISKARDQDWRFGLAGSKFVSRAFPKTSGR from the coding sequence GTGAGCGCGGCGTTCGATGACGCATTCTTCGACCGGCCGGTGCCAGAAGTGGCGCGGGACCTTATCGGCGCGGCGCTGTCGCTGGATGGAGTCGGCGGGACAATCGTCGAGACGGAAGCCTACGACCGGGACGACCCCGCCTCGCACAGCTATTCCGGGCAGACCATGCGCAATGCCGCGATGTTCGGTCCCGCCGGGCACGCCTACGTCTACCGCTCTTACGGGCTGCACTGGTGCTTCAACATCGTGTGCCGCCCGGGCTCGGCGGTCCTGGTGCGGGCGCTGGAGCCGGTCAGCGGCATTCCGGCGATGATCCGGAGGCGCGGCATGGAGGATGTCCGCTCGCTCTGCTCGGGACCGGGTAAACTGTGCCAGGCGCTGGCGATCGGCGGCGAGCACAACGGACTGCCACTGGCGCACGGTTCGCTGCGGCTCGAGCCGCCAGACAGGTCGCACGCGGTGGTGACCGGGACGCGGATCGGGATCAGCAAGGCCCGGGATCAGGACTGGCGCTTCGGCCTTGCCGGATCGAAGTTCGTAAGCAGAGCCTTTCCGAAGACGTCCGGGCGGTAA
- a CDS encoding DUF2188 domain-containing protein has protein sequence MARITYEVVEHDGAWAYRVGDVYSETFPSHDAAAEAAERAAAAHEQAGSDETIEYEDQSGTWHEERASGDARPQTDVKE, from the coding sequence ATGGCCCGCATCACTTACGAAGTCGTCGAGCACGATGGCGCCTGGGCCTACAGGGTCGGCGACGTCTACTCCGAGACCTTCCCCTCTCACGACGCCGCGGCCGAAGCGGCCGAGCGCGCCGCCGCCGCGCACGAGCAGGCGGGGTCTGACGAAACCATCGAATACGAGGACCAGTCCGGCACCTGGCACGAGGAGCGGGCGTCTGGTGACGCTCGTCCCCAGACCGATGTGAAGGAATGA
- a CDS encoding DUF427 domain-containing protein, translating into MQTTATKTVRPFKGKVNVMFSDAIIASTGKAMVVEEPGRASLYYVPFEHIYFEFLKQSPTTRKMEEGEARFWNVTAVGESADDVLWAFDAPTVDYSELRSYGAFDPGKVNVEAVEEPDTEHQVHWPR; encoded by the coding sequence ATGCAGACGACAGCCACGAAGACGGTACGGCCCTTCAAGGGCAAGGTGAACGTGATGTTCAGCGACGCCATCATTGCCTCGACGGGCAAGGCCATGGTGGTCGAGGAGCCTGGGCGGGCATCGCTCTACTATGTCCCATTCGAACACATCTATTTCGAGTTCCTGAAGCAGTCGCCCACGACCCGGAAGATGGAAGAAGGCGAGGCGCGGTTCTGGAACGTCACGGCGGTCGGCGAGTCCGCCGACGACGTGCTGTGGGCCTTCGATGCGCCCACCGTGGATTACAGCGAGCTTCGGTCGTATGGCGCCTTCGATCCGGGCAAGGTGAATGTCGAGGCCGTGGAAGAGCCCGACACCGAGCATCAGGTGCACTGGCCGCGCTGA
- a CDS encoding Ku protein, translated as MAARAVWKGYLQVAELSCGVALYAAASTSERISFNILNRKTGNRVQRQYVDEETGKPVERDDQVKGYEVADNQYVVLEPDEIAEAVPQGDKTLSVDTFLSCPNIDTVYFDKPYYVAPADEAAEQAFAVIREGMRAKNVAALARAVLFRRVRTVLLRAQGPGLIANTLNFDYEVRSAREAFSDIPEMTIKGEMLDLAKHIINTKKGEFKPDEYDDRYDAALAELVKAKMEGREIKAPERKPQGKVIDLMEALRQSAAATDAAGKKSGGKKTSSSKRSAKGGQAEQRKKAS; from the coding sequence GTGGCAGCAAGAGCAGTCTGGAAGGGATATCTCCAGGTCGCCGAACTCAGTTGCGGCGTGGCGCTCTATGCGGCAGCCTCCACCTCCGAACGGATCTCCTTCAACATCCTCAACCGCAAGACCGGAAACCGGGTGCAACGGCAGTATGTCGACGAGGAGACCGGCAAGCCGGTGGAGCGCGACGACCAGGTGAAAGGCTACGAGGTGGCCGACAACCAGTACGTCGTGCTGGAGCCGGATGAGATCGCGGAGGCCGTTCCCCAGGGAGACAAGACGCTGAGCGTGGACACGTTCCTCAGCTGTCCCAACATCGATACCGTGTATTTCGACAAGCCCTATTACGTCGCGCCGGCCGACGAGGCGGCGGAGCAGGCCTTCGCCGTCATCCGCGAAGGCATGCGGGCGAAGAACGTCGCCGCCTTGGCGCGCGCGGTGCTGTTCCGCCGCGTGCGCACCGTGCTGCTGCGCGCCCAGGGGCCGGGGCTGATCGCGAACACGCTGAACTTCGACTACGAAGTGCGCTCGGCGCGAGAGGCCTTTTCCGACATCCCGGAGATGACGATCAAGGGCGAGATGCTCGATCTCGCCAAGCACATCATCAACACCAAGAAGGGCGAGTTCAAGCCGGACGAATACGACGACCGCTACGACGCGGCGCTCGCCGAACTGGTGAAGGCGAAGATGGAGGGCCGCGAGATCAAGGCGCCCGAACGCAAGCCGCAGGGCAAGGTGATCGACCTCATGGAGGCGCTGCGCCAGAGCGCGGCGGCGACGGACGCGGCCGGCAAGAAGAGCGGCGGCAAGAAAACCTCCTCCTCGAAGCGTTCCGCGAAGGGCGGCCAGGCCGAGCAGCGCAAGAAGGCAAGCTGA
- a CDS encoding DUF3008 family protein, whose protein sequence is MPAKSKSQQKAAGAALAAKRGDIKKSELKGASKGMEKSMSEKELHDMASTKRKGKPEHKSDS, encoded by the coding sequence ATGCCTGCCAAATCCAAATCCCAGCAGAAGGCGGCCGGGGCCGCGCTGGCCGCCAAGCGCGGCGACATCAAGAAGAGCGAACTCAAGGGCGCTTCCAAGGGCATGGAGAAATCCATGTCTGAGAAGGAGCTGCACGACATGGCTTCGACCAAGCGCAAGGGAAAGCCGGAGCACAAGTCGGATTCCTGA
- a CDS encoding SDR family oxidoreductase, which yields MANGEFRKDAAEEVSRQRSIQRQVDKADADRGNGSSDDAMQAGAREYPVPPFPKQHQPKPGDEAALDPAPMYDAPYYLGSKKLEGKVALITGGDSGIGRSVAVLFAREGADVAIVYLSEDDDAEETRLAVVDEGRRCLLIAGDVTEADFCRQAVDKVVGEFGKLDVLVNNAAFQYHASDLGDLTEEHFDTTLKTNLYGYFHMAKAAVDHMQPGSAIVNTGSITGIDGSKELIDYSMTKGGIHAFTKALSSNLLPRGIRVNAVAPGPVWTPLNPSERPPEQVEQFGAGTKMKRPAQPEEIAPAYVFFASSHCSSYITGEILPIIGGY from the coding sequence ATGGCCAACGGCGAGTTTCGCAAGGACGCAGCCGAGGAAGTCTCGAGGCAGCGCTCCATCCAGCGGCAGGTGGACAAGGCGGACGCCGATCGCGGCAACGGTTCGTCCGACGACGCCATGCAGGCCGGCGCGCGGGAGTATCCCGTCCCGCCCTTCCCGAAGCAGCATCAGCCAAAGCCCGGCGACGAAGCCGCGCTCGACCCGGCGCCCATGTACGATGCGCCTTACTATCTTGGATCGAAGAAGCTGGAAGGAAAAGTCGCGCTCATCACCGGCGGCGATTCGGGCATCGGCCGTTCCGTGGCCGTCCTCTTCGCCCGCGAGGGCGCCGACGTCGCCATCGTCTACCTGAGCGAGGACGACGACGCGGAGGAGACGCGTCTGGCCGTCGTCGACGAAGGCCGCCGTTGCCTGCTCATCGCCGGCGATGTGACGGAGGCCGACTTCTGCCGCCAGGCGGTGGACAAGGTGGTGGGCGAGTTCGGCAAGCTCGACGTCCTCGTCAACAACGCCGCCTTCCAGTACCACGCCTCCGATCTCGGCGATCTCACGGAAGAGCATTTCGACACGACGCTGAAGACCAATCTCTACGGTTACTTCCACATGGCCAAGGCCGCCGTGGACCACATGCAGCCCGGCTCCGCGATCGTCAACACCGGCTCCATCACCGGCATCGACGGCAGCAAGGAACTTATCGACTACTCGATGACCAAGGGCGGCATCCACGCCTTCACCAAGGCGCTGTCGTCCAACCTCCTGCCGCGCGGCATCCGCGTCAACGCCGTCGCGCCCGGCCCCGTCTGGACGCCGCTCAATCCCTCCGAGCGCCCGCCCGAGCAGGTCGAACAGTTCGGCGCCGGCACCAAGATGAAGCGTCCTGCCCAGCCGGAGGAGATAGCCCCGGCTTACGTCTTCTTCGCTTCGTCCCATTGCTCCAGCTACATCACCGGCGAGATCCTGCCGATCATCGGGGGATACTGA
- a CDS encoding glycoside hydrolase family 15 protein has translation MRIEDYGLIGNGETAALVNRDASIDWLCWPRFDSEACFAALLGDPGNGQWSITPEAPVTARSRRYRGDTPILETTLETASGVIRIIDFMPVDQGTPALIRIVEGVRGTVPVGMNLCLRFGYGSRAPWLRKEASGDMKAISGPHAAVLRSTVDFAIDDHSAIGKFTVSEGQRLDFVLAYGPSFEPPRVFPDAAAAMEQTERFWHDWCKCCTYQGAWGEPVRRSLITIKALIYGRTGGIIAAPTTSLPEQAGGARNWDYRYCWLRDATFVLLMMMSAGYREEAEAWTDWLLRAVAGSSHQVQPLYGVAGENWIGEREADHLAGFNGARPVRIGNAAFRQRQIDVFGEVMDVMHHARRSDFSLREADWTLQTSLVNYLEEIWNQPDEGIWEVRGGPRHFVHSKVMAWVAFDRAVKAIEGFGLEGPVERWSRIRDEIHAQVCERGFDARRGAFVQSYGSKELDSFTLLIPLVGFLPADDPRVTETVRAIEKELTVDGLVLRYRTEHTDDGLPPGEGMFLACSFWMADNYILQGRYADARKLFEHLLSLRNDLGLLAEEYDPRTKMQMGNFPQALSHLTLAATALNLDHASSPTRERSEEGS, from the coding sequence ATGCGCATCGAAGACTACGGACTGATCGGCAACGGCGAGACGGCCGCACTCGTCAACCGCGACGCCTCGATCGACTGGCTGTGCTGGCCCCGTTTCGATTCCGAAGCCTGCTTCGCGGCGCTGCTGGGCGATCCCGGCAACGGTCAATGGTCGATAACCCCCGAAGCGCCCGTCACAGCGCGCAGCCGCCGCTACAGGGGCGATACGCCCATCTTGGAAACGACGCTCGAAACCGCGAGCGGCGTAATCCGCATCATCGACTTCATGCCCGTCGATCAGGGCACGCCGGCGCTCATCCGCATCGTCGAGGGCGTCCGTGGCACCGTTCCCGTCGGCATGAACCTTTGCCTGCGCTTCGGCTACGGCTCGCGTGCGCCCTGGCTGCGCAAGGAAGCCTCCGGGGACATGAAGGCGATCTCCGGCCCGCATGCCGCCGTGCTGCGCAGCACGGTCGATTTCGCCATCGATGATCACTCCGCCATCGGAAAATTCACCGTCTCCGAGGGGCAGCGGCTCGACTTCGTCCTCGCCTACGGCCCCTCCTTCGAGCCGCCGCGCGTCTTCCCCGATGCCGCGGCGGCGATGGAACAGACGGAACGCTTCTGGCACGACTGGTGCAAGTGCTGTACCTACCAGGGCGCGTGGGGGGAGCCGGTCAGGCGCTCGCTGATCACCATCAAGGCTCTGATCTATGGCCGCACCGGCGGTATCATCGCCGCCCCGACCACCTCGCTTCCCGAACAGGCCGGCGGCGCGCGCAACTGGGACTACCGCTACTGCTGGCTGCGCGACGCCACCTTCGTGCTCCTGATGATGATGTCGGCCGGCTACCGCGAAGAGGCCGAGGCCTGGACCGACTGGCTGCTGCGGGCCGTCGCGGGCTCCTCGCATCAGGTGCAGCCCCTCTACGGCGTGGCGGGAGAGAACTGGATCGGCGAGCGGGAGGCCGACCATCTCGCCGGCTTCAACGGCGCCCGCCCGGTACGCATCGGCAATGCCGCTTTCCGGCAGCGCCAGATCGATGTCTTCGGCGAGGTGATGGACGTCATGCACCACGCGCGCCGCTCCGACTTCTCGCTGCGCGAGGCCGACTGGACCCTCCAGACCTCGCTCGTGAACTATCTCGAGGAAATCTGGAATCAGCCCGACGAGGGCATCTGGGAGGTGCGCGGCGGCCCGCGCCACTTCGTCCACTCCAAGGTCATGGCCTGGGTCGCATTCGACCGCGCCGTCAAGGCGATCGAGGGCTTCGGCCTCGAAGGTCCCGTCGAACGCTGGTCGCGCATCCGCGACGAGATCCACGCGCAGGTCTGCGAGCGCGGCTTCGACGCCCGGCGCGGCGCCTTCGTCCAGTCCTACGGGTCGAAGGAACTGGACTCCTTCACCCTCCTCATCCCGCTGGTCGGCTTCCTGCCGGCCGACGACCCCAGGGTCACCGAAACGGTCCGCGCGATCGAGAAGGAACTCACCGTCGACGGCCTCGTGCTGCGCTACAGGACCGAGCACACCGACGACGGGCTGCCACCCGGCGAGGGCATGTTCCTCGCCTGCAGCTTCTGGATGGCCGACAACTACATCCTGCAGGGTCGTTACGCCGATGCGCGGAAGCTCTTCGAGCACCTTCTGTCGCTGCGCAACGATCTCGGCCTCTTGGCGGAGGAATACGATCCGCGCACGAAGATGCAGATGGGCAATTTCCCGCAGGCCCTGTCGCATCTGACGCTGGCAGCTACCGCGCTCAACCTCGACCATGCCTCGAGCCCCACCCGCGAGCGGTCCGAGGAAGGCAGCTAG
- the coaBC gene encoding bifunctional phosphopantothenoylcysteine decarboxylase/phosphopantothenate--cysteine ligase CoaBC, which yields MTLSDKRILLIVGGGIAAYKALDLIRRLRERGARVRCVMTRAAQEFVTPLSVGALSADHVFTDLFDRQDEHDIGHIRLSREADLIVVAPATADLMAKMANGHADDLASTVLMATDKRVLIAPAMNPRMWSHPATRRNLETLKGDGVALVGPGRGEMAESGEVGDGRMAEPLEIVAAVEGMLDGRLKPLAGKRIVVTSGPTHEPIDPVRYIANRSSGKQGHAIAAALAALGADVHLVSGPVNISDPAGVGTVHVETARQMRDAVEALLPADAAIFVAAVADWRTADSAGEKIKKVKGEGPPALQMVENPDILATVGHHEKRPALVIGFAAETENLLANAQAKLDRKGADLIVANDVSHGSGIGPGGVMGGDRNRVRIVSRSGVEEWPEMAKGDVADKLAALVAERLSGRAGSGQ from the coding sequence ATGACCCTTTCCGACAAGCGCATCCTTCTGATCGTCGGCGGCGGGATCGCGGCCTACAAGGCGCTCGACCTGATCCGGCGGCTGCGCGAGCGGGGGGCGAGGGTGCGCTGCGTGATGACGCGGGCGGCGCAGGAATTCGTCACCCCGCTGTCGGTCGGGGCGCTGTCGGCCGATCACGTCTTCACCGATCTCTTCGACCGGCAGGACGAGCACGACATCGGCCACATCCGCCTGTCGCGCGAGGCGGACCTGATCGTGGTAGCGCCGGCGACGGCCGACCTGATGGCCAAGATGGCGAACGGCCATGCCGACGACCTCGCCTCGACGGTGCTAATGGCGACGGACAAGCGCGTGCTGATCGCACCCGCCATGAACCCGCGCATGTGGTCGCACCCCGCGACTCGGCGGAACCTCGAAACACTGAAGGGCGACGGCGTCGCGCTGGTCGGTCCCGGGCGGGGCGAGATGGCGGAGAGCGGAGAGGTCGGCGATGGGCGGATGGCCGAACCGCTGGAGATCGTGGCAGCGGTCGAGGGCATGCTCGACGGACGACTGAAGCCGCTTGCCGGCAAAAGGATCGTCGTGACCTCGGGGCCGACGCACGAGCCGATCGACCCGGTGCGCTACATCGCCAACCGCTCGTCGGGCAAGCAGGGGCACGCGATCGCCGCCGCGCTCGCCGCTCTCGGAGCCGACGTGCACCTCGTGTCGGGACCGGTCAACATTTCTGATCCCGCCGGCGTCGGGACGGTGCATGTCGAGACTGCGCGGCAGATGCGCGACGCGGTCGAGGCGTTGCTGCCGGCGGACGCCGCGATCTTCGTCGCGGCGGTGGCGGACTGGCGGACGGCGGATTCGGCCGGCGAGAAGATCAAGAAGGTGAAGGGCGAAGGCCCTCCGGCGCTGCAGATGGTGGAGAACCCGGACATCCTCGCCACCGTCGGCCATCACGAGAAGCGGCCGGCGCTGGTGATCGGCTTCGCGGCGGAGACCGAGAACCTCCTGGCCAACGCCCAGGCCAAGCTCGACCGCAAGGGCGCCGACCTGATCGTCGCCAACGACGTCTCGCATGGAAGCGGCATCGGACCGGGCGGCGTCATGGGCGGCGACCGTAACCGGGTGCGGATCGTCTCCCGCTCAGGCGTCGAGGAGTGGCCGGAGATGGCCAAGGGCGACGTCGCTGACAAGCTAGCGGCGCTCGTCGCGGAGCGGCTGTCGGGGCGGGCCGGGTCCGGGCAGTAA
- a CDS encoding DNA topoisomerase IB: MDTIPTASAARELSAARADLAYVSDMEPGIRRRRVGKGFTFFTPEGQRLAVPETIARIKALAIPPAWTDVWISPDPTGHIQATGRDQKGRKQYRYHPGWTACRDEAKFSSLVDFAGALPRIRDRVDQDLRMRGTPRERVLASIVWLLDNTLIRIGNDAYSRENKSFGLTTLRRKHVRIEGQRIRFSFVGKSGQEWKLQLTDRRIARIVGAIEELPGQHLFQYLDEEGTRRPVHSHDVNRYIHETAGPDFSSKHFRTWSATIFAADMFAQKEYPSTKRELARTTNEVIDKVAARLRNTRAVCRRCYIHPIVIESWEQGKLSEEIAEIRRHTRKPLQGLDEDESTVLRWLRARHQ, translated from the coding sequence ATGGACACCATACCCACCGCCAGCGCCGCGCGCGAATTGTCGGCCGCGCGGGCGGACCTCGCCTATGTCAGCGACATGGAGCCGGGCATACGCCGCCGGCGCGTCGGCAAGGGCTTTACCTTCTTCACGCCTGAGGGGCAGCGTCTGGCGGTGCCGGAGACCATCGCTCGCATAAAGGCGCTCGCCATACCGCCGGCCTGGACTGACGTGTGGATCTCGCCCGATCCGACCGGCCACATCCAGGCGACCGGCCGCGACCAGAAGGGACGCAAGCAGTACCGCTATCATCCGGGATGGACGGCCTGCCGCGACGAGGCGAAGTTCTCCTCGCTGGTCGATTTCGCCGGCGCCCTGCCGCGCATCCGCGACCGGGTCGACCAGGACCTGCGCATGCGGGGCACCCCGCGCGAGCGCGTTCTCGCCTCCATCGTCTGGCTGCTCGACAACACGCTGATCCGCATCGGCAACGATGCCTATTCGCGCGAAAACAAGAGCTTCGGCCTGACGACCCTGCGCCGCAAGCACGTGCGCATCGAGGGCCAGCGCATCCGCTTTTCCTTCGTCGGCAAGTCTGGGCAGGAATGGAAGCTGCAGCTTACTGATCGGCGCATCGCGCGCATCGTCGGCGCCATCGAGGAACTGCCGGGCCAGCACCTGTTCCAGTACCTCGACGAGGAGGGCACGCGGCGGCCCGTCCACTCGCACGACGTCAACCGGTACATTCACGAGACGGCAGGGCCGGACTTCAGCTCCAAGCACTTCCGCACCTGGTCGGCCACCATCTTCGCCGCCGACATGTTCGCGCAGAAGGAGTACCCGTCGACCAAGCGCGAACTGGCCCGCACCACCAACGAGGTGATCGACAAGGTCGCGGCGCGGCTGCGCAACACCCGCGCCGTCTGCCGCCGGTGTTACATCCACCCGATCGTCATCGAGAGCTGGGAACAGGGAAAGCTGTCTGAAGAGATTGCCGAGATCCGTCGCCACACCCGAAAGCCCCTCCAGGGCCTCGACGAGGACGAATCGACCGTCCTGCGCTGGCTGCGCGCTCGCCACCAATAG